One Armatimonadota bacterium genomic region harbors:
- a CDS encoding helix-turn-helix transcriptional regulator, whose protein sequence is MRLHERLREVRRHRGLTLVDVREKTGLSVSYLSDLERGRSNPSFETLERLARAYDMSVLDLLSGVEEAGEATPEGLPPGLAELVKEGRVDIETARDLSRIELRGRRPRTKEDWELLYLNIRRLLIPPDDRTSEP, encoded by the coding sequence ATGCGGCTGCACGAACGCCTCCGCGAGGTGCGGCGCCACCGCGGCCTGACTCTCGTCGACGTCCGCGAGAAGACCGGCCTGTCGGTCTCTTACCTGTCCGACCTGGAGCGGGGGCGGTCCAACCCGAGCTTCGAGACCCTCGAGCGGCTGGCGCGGGCCTACGATATGTCGGTGCTGGACCTGTTGTCCGGCGTGGAAGAAGCCGGCGAGGCGACGCCCGAGGGGCTGCCCCCCGGTCTGGCAGAACTCGTGAAAGAAGGAAGAGTGGACATCGAGACGGCCCGCGACCTGAGCCGGATCGAGTTGCGCGGCCGTAGGCCCCGCACGAAGGAAGATTGGGAGTTGCTCTACCTCAACATCCGACGGCTGCTGATCCCCCCGGACGACCGGACCTCCGAACCGTGA
- the cas7u gene encoding type I-U CRISPR-associated RAMP protein Csb1/Cas7u, giving the protein MHREVPGGLRHDREAKEMTDLSLDVLHNAVVGAAAAFRCRRRLQPAGGPGDKVFPPTFAGAMYAIEKRRIPGRDEPVTCVLLDSVQSQANRMEAALQEAVDAGRLRLPLIVVDFSEHDPTGDLEADKAAGRLIDKVGRITSLQVPHRLADATLRYSQLDGQPFRKSPRGKTLNAVGLANATPLFELCPTALVFGMWDSTGPKGGLGAKFERALVSEIVGVGAAWEADYRARGVRRDPFETSKNVRVIPSEDRTTFRVAEANERGAVQPSKLGLSSVPFELPNSGLTIEYAEQTTTLSLIALRRLRFPLDGQPPRGETDVAARTVLAALGLTAATLAFEAGTDLRSRCLLWPDGPMVWELLDRPGAEPQRFTLSGDEAVALLCKAAARAKEQGLPWPEEPIVLKPLPELVELVRLSQIEAMKETAPEA; this is encoded by the coding sequence ATGCATCGGGAGGTCCCCGGGGGACTACGACACGATCGGGAGGCGAAGGAGATGACTGATTTGAGTTTGGACGTCCTTCACAACGCCGTGGTGGGAGCTGCGGCGGCGTTCCGGTGCCGTCGGCGGCTCCAGCCCGCTGGTGGCCCAGGCGACAAGGTGTTTCCGCCGACCTTTGCAGGGGCGATGTATGCCATCGAGAAACGACGCATTCCTGGGCGCGACGAGCCAGTCACATGTGTTCTGCTCGACAGCGTGCAGAGCCAGGCCAACCGGATGGAGGCTGCGCTCCAGGAGGCGGTGGATGCCGGCCGGCTCAGGCTGCCCCTCATCGTCGTCGACTTCTCGGAGCACGACCCGACGGGGGACCTCGAGGCGGACAAGGCGGCTGGACGGCTAATCGACAAGGTCGGCCGGATTACGAGCTTGCAGGTCCCCCATCGCTTGGCGGACGCCACGTTGCGCTACAGCCAGCTCGACGGCCAACCGTTCCGCAAGTCACCGAGGGGCAAGACGCTCAATGCGGTAGGTCTGGCGAACGCGACGCCGCTCTTCGAGCTCTGCCCCACGGCGCTCGTCTTCGGCATGTGGGACTCGACCGGCCCGAAAGGCGGACTCGGCGCCAAGTTCGAGCGGGCCCTGGTTTCGGAGATCGTGGGCGTGGGGGCGGCGTGGGAAGCCGATTATCGGGCCCGCGGCGTGCGGCGCGACCCGTTCGAAACGAGCAAGAACGTGCGCGTCATTCCCTCTGAGGATCGGACGACATTCCGGGTGGCCGAGGCGAACGAGCGCGGGGCCGTCCAGCCGTCGAAGCTCGGGCTGTCGAGCGTGCCGTTCGAGTTGCCGAACTCCGGCCTCACCATCGAGTACGCGGAGCAGACGACCACGCTGTCGCTCATTGCGCTGCGCCGGTTGCGATTCCCCCTCGATGGCCAGCCGCCGCGGGGAGAAACGGACGTGGCGGCGCGCACCGTCCTGGCCGCGCTCGGTCTCACTGCTGCCACGCTCGCCTTCGAGGCCGGCACCGACCTGCGATCACGCTGTCTCCTGTGGCCGGACGGACCGATGGTGTGGGAGCTGCTCGACCGGCCCGGCGCCGAGCCCCAGCGCTTCACGCTCAGCGGCGACGAGGCGGTCGCGCTGCTGTGCAAGGCAGCGGCTCGCGCGAAGGAGCAGGGGCTCCCCTGGCCCGAGGAACCTATCGTGTTGAAGCCCTTGCCGGAGCTGGTGGAGCTCGTTCGGCTGAGTCAGATCGAAGCGATGAAGGAGACCGCTCCGGAGGCCTGA
- the rmuC gene encoding DNA recombination protein RmuC, giving the protein MTAWFEFGIGILMGALAAAVVVWARAEARRRRDESELAALRERVRSLETERLEQARRLEEASGREEALRRSLHEEATRRAAAESEAARIRDLEAVAGERESELTTLRSRLAELQGQLQHERRATDEKLALLNEAQTKLSDAFRSLSAEALRTNNEAFLQLARENLAKFQQAAQADLGARQKAVEDLVKPLHEQMDRVRTYLADLERQRVSAYAALTQQLRELAELHLPRLHSETANLVKALRQPTARGRWGELQLQRVVEMAGMQPHCDFVEQATGQGEDGRLRPDLIVQLPGGRRLVVDAKAPVEAYLGAIEAPDEDSRRRLLAQHATHVRNHIANLGRKSYFDQFEVTPDFVVMFIPGEAFFSAALEVDPGLIEFGVGQRVIPASPTILIALLKAVAYGWRQEALAQNAYQVAELGKQLYERIANLAEHWVTVGRRLGRTVEAYNASVGALENRVLVSARRFEALRAAPDGAQLPDLQPVEALPRPLTAPELSPDPEGGEGDPRAADEVER; this is encoded by the coding sequence GTGACCGCGTGGTTCGAGTTCGGCATCGGGATCCTGATGGGCGCGCTCGCCGCGGCCGTCGTCGTGTGGGCTCGTGCTGAAGCACGGCGCCGACGGGACGAATCCGAACTGGCGGCGTTGCGCGAGCGCGTACGCAGTCTGGAGACCGAGCGCTTGGAACAGGCGCGTAGGCTCGAGGAGGCCTCGGGCCGGGAAGAGGCGTTGCGCCGCAGCCTCCACGAGGAAGCCACGCGCCGTGCGGCCGCTGAATCCGAAGCCGCACGGATCCGCGACCTGGAGGCCGTCGCTGGCGAACGCGAGAGCGAGTTGACGACTTTGCGCAGCCGTCTGGCCGAGCTGCAGGGGCAACTGCAACACGAGCGACGTGCGACCGACGAGAAGCTCGCGCTGCTCAACGAAGCGCAGACGAAACTCTCCGACGCGTTCCGTTCGCTTTCGGCCGAGGCGCTGCGAACCAACAACGAAGCCTTCCTGCAGCTGGCGCGCGAGAACCTCGCGAAGTTCCAGCAGGCCGCCCAGGCGGACCTCGGTGCCCGTCAGAAGGCGGTCGAAGACCTGGTGAAGCCGCTGCACGAACAGATGGACAGAGTCCGCACCTACCTGGCCGATCTGGAGCGGCAGCGCGTGAGTGCTTACGCCGCCCTCACCCAGCAGTTGCGGGAGCTTGCGGAGTTGCACCTGCCGCGGCTGCACAGCGAGACCGCCAACTTGGTGAAGGCGTTGCGGCAGCCGACCGCGCGCGGCCGGTGGGGCGAACTGCAGCTGCAACGGGTCGTCGAGATGGCCGGTATGCAGCCCCACTGCGACTTCGTCGAGCAGGCCACCGGTCAGGGAGAAGACGGCCGTCTGCGGCCCGATTTGATCGTGCAGCTGCCCGGCGGTAGGCGTCTGGTCGTGGACGCCAAGGCGCCGGTCGAAGCCTACCTGGGCGCGATCGAAGCTCCCGACGAGGACAGCCGCCGTCGCCTGCTCGCCCAGCACGCGACCCACGTGCGCAACCACATCGCGAACCTGGGCCGCAAGTCCTACTTCGACCAGTTCGAGGTCACCCCCGACTTCGTCGTCATGTTCATCCCGGGCGAGGCCTTCTTCAGCGCGGCCCTGGAGGTGGACCCCGGCCTGATTGAGTTCGGCGTCGGCCAGCGGGTGATCCCCGCCAGCCCCACGATCCTCATCGCCCTGCTAAAGGCCGTGGCGTACGGATGGCGGCAGGAAGCCCTCGCGCAAAACGCCTACCAGGTGGCCGAGTTGGGTAAACAACTGTACGAGCGCATCGCCAACCTCGCCGAACACTGGGTGACGGTCGGCAGGCGCCTGGGCCGCACCGTGGAAGCGTACAACGCTTCCGTTGGCGCACTCGAGAACAGGGTACTGGTCTCCGCACGCCGCTTCGAAGCGCTGCGGGCCGCGCCCGACGGCGCGCAACTGCCTGACCTGCAGCCAGTCGAAGCTCTCCCGCGCCCCCTCACGGCTCCGGAGCTTTCCCCGGACCCGGAAGGAGGTGAGGGTGACCCCCGGGCAGCGGACGAGGTCGAACGGTAG